The genomic stretch ATCTCCGCCAGGTAGCGGCCGTTCATCCACTCGAGCTTCTGCGTGTCGAAGATCGCGCTCTTGCGGTTGATGCCGTCGAGCGAGAATCGCCGGATCAGCTCGTCGCGCGCGAAAATCTCCTCGTCCGTACCCGGCGACCAGCCGAGCAGTGCCAGGAAATTGAACAGCGCATCCGGGAGTATACCATGGTTGTGATACTCGCCCACCGCTGTGGCGCCGTGGCGCTTGGACAGCCGTTTGCCGTCCGGCCCGAGAATCATCGGCACATGTGCGAACACCGGCTCCGGCACGCCGAGCGCCCGGTACAGCATGATCTGCTTGGGCGTGTTCGAGATGTGATCGTCACCGCGCACCACGTGAGTGATCCGCATCGCGACGTCATCGCTGACCACCGCCATGTTGTAGATCGGCGTGCCATCGGTGCGCAGGATGATGAAGTCCTCGATGTCCGCGTTGTCGAACGCGATCGTGCCATGAACCGCATCCTCCCACGAGGTGGTCCCGGCCGGAACACGGAACCTCACGGTGTGCGGCTCACCGGCGCCGGCCCGGCGTTCGGCGTCAGACGATGCAACGGACTCGCAGTGGCGGTCGTACCGGAAGGCATCCGCGCCTGCGCCGTGAGCCGCCCGGCGCGACTCCAGCTCCTCGGCCGTGCAGAAGCAGCGGTACGCCGCGCCGCCTGTGAGGAGCCGCAGCGCATCGGCGCGATGGCGCTCGACGCCGTCCGCCTGGTGGAACGGTCCCTCGTCCCAGTCCAGTCCCAGCCACTCCATGCCCTCGAGGATAGCCGCCGTCATGGCATCGCTCGAGCGCTCGCGGTCGGTATCCTCGATGCGGAGCACGAACACGCCATCGTGATGCCGCGCGAGGAGCCAGTTGAAGAGTGCGGTGCGTGCGCCGCCCACGTGCAGGTAGCCGGTCGGCGAAGGCGCGAAGCGCACCCGTATGTCGCTTTTCTCACTCATGTGCTGACTTTACCGGACCTGCACGGTCACGGACAAGGGCGCGGGGAACTCCCGCTTGATACGAGCCGCCCCACGCGTATTATATGTCGCCGCCGGGGCCCGGGGCCCGACGTCATCTCCGCCATTCACTGCATGAAGGGACGCGCATGCTCACTGACATTGAGATCGCCCAGAGCGCGAAGCTGCGCCCGATCGCCGAGATCGCCCGCACGATCGGGCTGGAAGAGGACGACATCGAGCCGTATGGCCGTTACAAGGCGAAGGTGCATGCGGAGCCGATCATCGCGCGCGCCGAGGGCACGGGCCGGCTCGTGCTGGTTACCGGCATCAATCCGACACCGGCGGGCGAGGGCAAGTCCACAGTCTCGGTCGGACTCGCTGACGCGCTGCATCTGCTCGGACAGAAGGTGGTGCTCGCCCTGCGTGAGCCGAGCCTCGGTCCCGTATTCGGGATGAAGGGTGGAGCGACCGGCGGCGGCTACTCGCAGGTTCTGCCGATGGAAGACATCAACCTGCACTTCACGGGCGACTTCCACGCGATCACGAGCGCGCATTCGCTGCTGGCCGCCATGCTGGACAACCACCTTCAGCAGGGCAACGCGCTCGGCATCGATCCGCGTCGTATCACCTGGAAACGCACGATCGACATGAACGACCGCGCACTCCGCCGCATCGTGATCGGACTGGGCGGCACAGGCAGCGGCGTGCCGCGCGAGGATGGCTTCCTCATCACCGCCGCATCGGAGGTGATGGCGATCTTTGCGCTCGCCACCGACCGTGTCGATCTCGAGCAGCGGCTCGGTCGCATAATCCTCGGCTACAGCCGGGAAGGACAGCCGGTGCGCGCCGCCGACATCACCGCTGCAGGTGCAATGACACTGCTGCTGAAGGATGCGCTGGAGCCCAACCTCGTGCAGACGCTCGGTGGCGTACCCGCGCTCATCCACGGCGGACCGTTCGGCAACATCGCACACGGCTGCAATTCCCTGATTGCCACGCGCACCGCGCTCGCGCTCGGTGACATCACGGTGACGGAGGCAGGATTCGGTGCAGATCTCGGTGCGGAGAAGTTCTTCAACATCAAGTGTCGCACGGGCGGGCTCAAGCCCGAGGTCGCGGTGATCGTCGCGACGATACGCGCACTCAAGATGCACGGCGGCGTAGCGCAGGCGGATCTCGGTGGCGAGAATGTCGACGCCGTCGAGCGCGGCTTCGCAAACCTGCAGCGACATATCGAGAACGTCCGCAAGTTCGGCGTGCCGCCCGTGGTCTCCATCAACCGCTTCGCCTCGGACACCGAAGGTGAGATCGAGGCGCTGCGTGCGGCATGCGCGAAGCTCGGCGTGCCGGTGGCGCTCACCGACATCCATGCGAAGGGCGGCGAGGGTGGCCGCGAGCTGGCCGAGACAGTGCTGGGCGTGCTCGAGGAGGGCAAGGCGGACTTCAAGCCGCTCTACCCGCTCGGACAGCCGCTCGCCGGCAAGATCGAAACGATTGCGAAGGAGATCTATCGCGCGCGCGGTGTGAGCTATACGCCCGCGGCACTGAAGGACATCAGGCGGCTCGAGGACATCGGCATGCGCGACGTGCCGATCTGCATGGCAAAGACGCAGTATTCGTTCTCCGACGACCCGTCACTGCGCGGCGCGCCCGAGGACTTCATGGTCACGGTGCGCGAGGTGACACCGTCGTCCGGCGCAGGCTTCGTCGTTGCGCACACCGGAGACATCATGACCATGCCCGGCCTGCCGAAGCGGCCGGCGGCCGAGGCCATGAGGGTGGGCGCCGACGGCACCATCACGGGGCTCTTCTAGACCGTAGGGCCGCGGCTCGCACGCCGTGGTCGCGACGGCGCAGCATCCGGAAACGAGGAAGCTCCGCGGCCTGATCCAGGCTGCGGAGCTTCTCCATATTCACAGAGTCAGCAATGTCAGGGCCGCGTGACCTCGACTTCGGAGTCCTGCGCCGTGCGCGTCCAGCTGCGCGCCTTCACGAAGACGAACGCGGCGCCCCCGAGCAGCATGGCGATGGGCAGCAGGTAGACGAGCAGGTTGACGCCACTGGCCTTCGGGCGCAACAGCACCCACTCGCCGTAACGTTCGACGAAGTACGCCTTGACCTGTTCCGGCGACTTTCCGGCCTCCAGCTGCTCGCGCACGAGCGACCGCATCTCCTGTGCGAGCGTCGATGGCGAATCCTGGATGGAAAGTCCCTGGCACACGACGCAGCGCAGCTGCGACGAAACCTCCTTCACCTGGCGGTCGAGCTCCGTCTCGCGGATCACCGCTCCCTCTGCAGGCGCCGCTTGCTGTTCGGCCCGGGGCACCGTCCCCTGTGGAGGCGCCGACTCCTGCGCGGCCGCAGGCGCGGCCAGAATCACGAGCAG from Longimicrobiales bacterium encodes the following:
- the gltX gene encoding glutamate--tRNA ligase; translation: MSEKSDIRVRFAPSPTGYLHVGGARTALFNWLLARHHDGVFVLRIEDTDRERSSDAMTAAILEGMEWLGLDWDEGPFHQADGVERHRADALRLLTGGAAYRCFCTAEELESRRAAHGAGADAFRYDRHCESVASSDAERRAGAGEPHTVRFRVPAGTTSWEDAVHGTIAFDNADIEDFIILRTDGTPIYNMAVVSDDVAMRITHVVRGDDHISNTPKQIMLYRALGVPEPVFAHVPMILGPDGKRLSKRHGATAVGEYHNHGILPDALFNFLALLGWSPGTDEEIFARDELIRRFSLDGINRKSAIFDTQKLEWMNGRYLAEMPGRDLGAVLSAALGAEPDTHTEQWWTELAELLKVRSRTVLEMIEQARPYAFDDLEYDPAAVAKHWKDGAAVASRMEKLSADFSSLPEWTEPAVEACLRSRADAEGVGAGKLIHPLRVALTGAGASPGIFEVARLLGRERVLARMERAVSALATGASQPGG
- a CDS encoding formate--tetrahydrofolate ligase encodes the protein MLTDIEIAQSAKLRPIAEIARTIGLEEDDIEPYGRYKAKVHAEPIIARAEGTGRLVLVTGINPTPAGEGKSTVSVGLADALHLLGQKVVLALREPSLGPVFGMKGGATGGGYSQVLPMEDINLHFTGDFHAITSAHSLLAAMLDNHLQQGNALGIDPRRITWKRTIDMNDRALRRIVIGLGGTGSGVPREDGFLITAASEVMAIFALATDRVDLEQRLGRIILGYSREGQPVRAADITAAGAMTLLLKDALEPNLVQTLGGVPALIHGGPFGNIAHGCNSLIATRTALALGDITVTEAGFGADLGAEKFFNIKCRTGGLKPEVAVIVATIRALKMHGGVAQADLGGENVDAVERGFANLQRHIENVRKFGVPPVVSINRFASDTEGEIEALRAACAKLGVPVALTDIHAKGGEGGRELAETVLGVLEEGKADFKPLYPLGQPLAGKIETIAKEIYRARGVSYTPAALKDIRRLEDIGMRDVPICMAKTQYSFSDDPSLRGAPEDFMVTVREVTPSSGAGFVVAHTGDIMTMPGLPKRPAAEAMRVGADGTITGLF
- a CDS encoding cytochrome c-type biogenesis protein, with the translated sequence MMHPVRVALLLVILAAPAAAQESAPPQGTVPRAEQQAAPAEGAVIRETELDRQVKEVSSQLRCVVCQGLSIQDSPSTLAQEMRSLVREQLEAGKSPEQVKAYFVERYGEWVLLRPKASGVNLLVYLLPIAMLLGGAAFVFVKARSWTRTAQDSEVEVTRP